The Salvelinus namaycush isolate Seneca chromosome 1, SaNama_1.0, whole genome shotgun sequence genome has a window encoding:
- the LOC120048818 gene encoding zinc finger protein 609-like isoform X3 produces MESPVSTPAPPPLHILAAVGDNIASPCEQIMVRTRSVASNTSDASLATEPDCLGPCEPGTSVNLEGIVWQETEDGMLVVNVTWRNKSYVGTLLDCTRHDWAPPRFCESPTSDLEMRNGRGRGKRMRPNSNTPVNENSNSSDNKGSGTSKTRAANNNSKGRRGSQTSSERRTPPNSNTEDVKASPSSASKRKSKPASDMEPNSSSEDTKGNKRMRTNSNSGGGGAPPPVLPPIPSIKTEPQPPTLDRNCPSPVLIDCPHPGCNKKYKHINGLKYHQARAHNDDDDIKLDLDGDSEYGEDSTLHPEPGNCNGASSSHKGCLSPARSVTPKGRGFDCQSPSPSPGKFGSKQSKKKGGDADPEASGMPIEGCDDGPCLTDEASNDGMEKSKSHKKSKTDKLSQKNMKSSSRPVPPGSVASQQLYSLQAASFPAGGNPNASLAIPPMIQGIPKSPQMKGAQPTKPPAATGDPPALNPASGASKEKKKKEKKKRDSRKEADSPKPPGKGGKPEEGKSPYSESSEPGKGDGLLNGSSDPHQSRLASIKAEADKIYSFTDNAPSLSIGVASRIEGTGMPQPLTPLHVVTQNGGGADNSSVKTNSPAYSDISDAGEDGEGRLVEGVKVKVEDQGIREGAKKALFPSQTPNKESPYYAGYEAYYSPNYTCPSPGAANPGMPHTESPAVKVKREDEQENVEDKVKVEPHEDRKPEMNASSQQQQQHHHQQQQQQQSVIQQRSNMYMQPLYYNQYSYVPPYAYHPDQAYHNHLLNTNPAYRHQYEERQRQVISEQHRAAVAEKKSSDAAAMKEREASMKEEWKQKALGPPTLSKAPGKTDSLANKTQQNQGKTRDSPSEPSKASATGLKGEVSKSQQAEGLKMKLSEGGHHGKEDSKPSLDSRAGIEQAMWYRQQTQMEDEQQQPPPPRWKDERDRERERDRDRKGKDDRPNRPKESGGPKEEDGAGPKEGPDPRTSSAEDQRVIGKDPRANAHMQFSSALAQHQGYMPYMHGYPYGQGYDPSHPGYRGMPTVMMQNYPGSPYLPAGYPFSPYGGKMAGGEEEARGGDKSRASPTVSGKAASVDSKALDILQQHASQYKSKSPTVGDKPSHERDRGERSGGERDMERPRSLPSQRIMPSHHHLGYPLLSGQYDLSYTTGLSSSAIVASQQAAAPSLYPPARR; encoded by the exons GCATGCTGGTGGTGAATGTGACCTGGAGGAACAAGAGCTACGTCGGTACCCTGTTGGACTGTACTCGACACGATTGGGCACCTCCCAG GTTCTGTGAGTCTCCCACCAGTGACTTGGAGATGAGGAATGGCCGGGGCCGGGGAAAGAGGATGAGGCCCAACAGCAACACACCCGTCAACGAGAACAGCAACTCGTCGGACAACAAGGGCAGCGGCACCAGCAAGACACGCGCCGCCAACAACAACAGTAAGGGCCGGCGGGGCAGCCAGACGTCGTCGGAGCGCCGCACGCCACCCAACAGCAACACAGAGGACGTCAAGGCCAGCCCCTCATCGGCCAGCAAGCGCAAGTCCAAACCTGCCTCAGACATGGAGCCCAACTCCAGCTCTGAGGACACCAAAGGCAACAAGCGCATGCGCACCAACTCCAACAGCGGTGGAGGAGGGGCGCCTCCCCCTGTCCTTCCCCCCATCCCCTCAATTAAAACTGAGCCCCAGCCTCCGACGCTCGACCGCAACTGCCCCTCGCCGGTCCTCATCGACTGCCCACACCCCGGGTGCAACAAGAAGTACAAGCACATCAACGGCCTCAAGTACCACCAGGCACGCGCACACAACGACGACGACGACATCAAGCTGGACCTGGATGGGGACAGTGAGTACGGGGAGGACTCCACGCTTCATCCTGAGCCGGGGAACTGCAACGGGGCCTCCAGTTCTCACAAAGGCTGCCTGTCTCCCGCACGGTCCGTCACCCCAAAAGGAAGGGGCTTTGACTGCCAGAGTCCGTCTCCTTCCCCTGGCAAGTTTGGTTCCAAACAGAGTAAAAAGAAAGGTGGTGACGCTGACCCTGAAGCAAGCGGCATGCCGATAGAAGGCTGTGACGACGGGCCCTGTCTCACCGACGAGGCCAGCAACGACGGCATGGAAAAGTCCAAGTCCCACAAAAAGTCCAAGACCGACAAACTTTCTCAGAAGAACATGAAGTCATCGTCCCGGCCTGTACCACCAGGGAGCGTAGCTTCCCAGCAGCTCTACTCCCTACAGGCCGCCTCTTTCCCTGCAGGGGGGAACCCCAATGCCTCCCTAGCGATCCCCCCTATGATACAGGGCATCCCCAAAAGCCCCCAGATGAAGGGCGCCCAGCCCACCAAACCTCCCGCCGCGACGGGAGACCCTCCCGCGCTGAACCCTGCTTCCGGTGCCtcaaaagagaagaagaagaaggagaagaagaagagagacagcAGGAAGGAGGCAGACAGTCCCAAGCCTCCGGGTAAAGGGGGGAAACCAGAAGAGGGCAAGAGCCCCTACTCTGAGTCCTCAGAGCCAGGAAAAGGTGACGGGCTACTTAACGGCTCCTCTGACCCTCACCAGAGCCGTCTTGCCAGCATCAAGGCAGAGGCGGATAAGATCTACAGCTTCACCGACAACGCCCCCAGTCTGTCCATAGGGGTGGCCAGCCGGATAGAGGGCACGGGAATGCCTCAGCCCCTCACGCCTCTCCACGTGGTCACCCAGAATGGTGGCGGAGCCGACAACTCCTCGGTCAAGACCAACAGCCCGGCGTACTCGGACATCTCGGACGCAGGGGAGGACGGCGAGGGCAGACTTGTGGAAGGGGTGAAGGTCAAGGTGGAGGACCAAGGCATCAGAGAAGGAGCCAAGAAAGCCTTGTTCCCCAGCCAGACGCCCAACAAGGAGTCTCCGTACTATGCCGGCTATGAGGCCTACTACTCGCCCAACTACACCTGCCCCAGCCCCGGTGCCGCCAACCCGGGCATGCCGCACACCGAAAGTCCGGCGGTGAAAGTGAAGCGTGAGGACGAACAGGAGAATGTGGAAGACAAGGTCAAAGTGGAGCCTCACGAAGATCGCAAACCCGAGATGAACGCCTccagtcaacaacaacaacaacatcatcatcaacagcagcagcagcagcagtcagTCATCCAACAGCGCTCCAACATGTACATGCAGCCTCTCTATTACAACCAGTACTCCTACGTTCCCCCGTACGCCTACCACCCGGACCAGGCCTACCACAACCACCTGCTCAACACCAACCCGGCCTACCGGCACCAGTACGAGGAGCGCCAGCGCCAGGTGATCTCTGAGCAGCACCGGGCGGCAGTGGCAGAGAAGAAGAGCTCTGACGCGGCGGCCATGAAGGAACGCGAGGCCTCCATGAAGGAGGAGTGGAAGCAGAAGGCCTTGGGGCCGCCCACTCTCTCCAAGGCCCCTGGCAAGACAGACAGCCTGGCCAACAAGACCCAACAGAACCAGGGTAAGACCAGAGACTCTCCATCGGAGCCCTCCAAGGCCTCCGCCACAGGCCTGAAAGGAGAGGTATCTAAGTCCCAGCAGGCCGAAGGACTGAAGATGAAGCTGAGTGAAGGGGGGCACCATGGGAAGGAGGACTCCAAGCCAAGCCTGGACTCCAGAGCGGGGATAGAGCAAGCCATGTGGTACAGacag CAGACCCAGATGGAGGACGAGCagcaacaaccaccaccaccgcGGTGGAAAGACGAGCGAgaccgagagcgagagagagaccgcgACCGCAAAGGGAAGGACGACAGGCCCAACAGGCCCAAGGAGAGTGGCGGTCCCAAAGAGGAGGATGGCGCTGGTCCGAAAGAGGGCCCAGACCCCAGAACGTCTTCTGCTGAGGACCAACGGGTCATAGGCAAAGACCCTCGCGCCAATGCCCACATGCAGTTCTCCTCAGCCCTGGCGCAGCATCAGGGCTACATGCCCTATATGCATGGTTACCCTTATGGGCAGGGCTATGACCCCAGCCACCCCGGGTACAGAGGCATGCCCACGGTCATGATGCAGAATTACCCAG GTTCCCCCTACCTGCCCGCGGGCTACCCGTTCTCCCCTTACGGTGGCAAGATGGCCGGCGGTGAGGAGGAGGCGAGGGGAGGTGACAAGTCGCGCGCCAGCCCCACGGTGAGCGGCAAGGCAGCTTCGGTGGACTCCAAGGCCCTGGACATCCTGCAGCAGCACGCCAGCCAGTACAAGAGCAAGTCCCCCACGGTGGGCGACAAGCCGTCCCAtgagagggacaggggagagaggagcgGCGGGGAGAGGGACATGGAGCGGCCACGCTCCTTGCCCTCCCAGCGCATCATGCCCTCCCATCACCACCTGGGATACCCGCTGCTCTCGGGCCAGTATGATCTGTCCTACACTACAG GTCTCTCGTCATCAGCTATTGTTGCCAGTCAGCAAGCCgcagctccctccctctaccccccgGCGCGGAGATGA